ctgtgctcgctggacccacattggctcccagtctgggaacacctcgatattaaaattctccattctggtgttccaatccctccatggcccctcccccccccctccatctcctccagccccgacaaccctccgagatctctgtcctcctccaattcgggcctcttgtccatcgccctgctcccttcgctccaccattgccggccctgccttcagccgcccgggccccgagctctggaattccctccctgaacctctccgcctcccgaaacttctccgcctcgctccctccctccattaagacgctccttaaaaccccccTCTTtgtccgagcttttggtcacccgtcctaacgtCTCGTCGTGTGGCTCGGGGTCAGAGTTTTGCCTGATTTCCGCTCCTGCGAGGTGCCTTGAGGGACGTTTATGCTCGGTTGTCGATTTGAGCTTGGGCAAGCTCTGAgcggaggggcagaatggccgacGAGAAGCTTCAGTCAGCGATCCCCAGGCCTTGAGGCTGTGGGGGCCTCGGGGAGGCCTGAACTCGAGCCGCAGGAAAATCGCAGCGgccgttttttttttttttgcgcacagcacgatcccgggtgggtggggggaggtgaaaggggcggAGTTGACCTCCTTCAGACGAGCCTTAACGcccgtgtgtttctctctctctctctctctctctctctccttctgtctctcccgCAGCCCTTCCACAACGCGGCCAGGCTGCAGGCCAAGGAAGAGGAGAAACCCAAGCCGAAAGAGCCAGCCATGTTCTCGCTGGTCGACTGGGCCAAGAGCGGAGGAGGCgggggcggagcaggagcaggaggagggggcagCCTGGAGAGCTTCGGGTTTGGGATGGGCCTTCGAGCTTCACTTCGCCTCCCGTCTTTCAAGGTAAGAAGCCGTTTTGCCGACAGTTCACCCCGGCCCCCACCCGAGGGTCTTCCCCCGCCTCGCGACGGAACAGAGGGAAACTGGGGGGACTCCCAAGGGCTGACCTTTCAACCCAGGTCAAACcagccctctgggaccgggtctcacagtgcgatagacacactgtcctttccccctctgggaccgggtctcacagtgtgttagatacactgtcctttccccctctgggaccgggtctcacagtgtgttagatacactgtcctttcccccctctgggaccgggtctcacagtgcgttagatacactgtcctttccccctctgggaccgggtctcacagtgcgttagatacactgtcctttccccctctgggaccgggtctcacagtgcgttagatacactgtcctttccccctctgggaccgggtctcacagtgcgttagatacactgtcctttccccctctgggaccgggtctcacagtgtgttagatacactgtcctttccccctctgggaccgggtctcacagtgcgttagatacactgtcctttccccctctgggaccgggtctcacagtgcgttagatacactgtcctttccccctctgggaccgggtctcacagtgcgttagatacactgtcctttccccctctgggaccgggtcacacagtgcgttagatacactgtcctttccccctctgggaccgggtctcacagtgcgttagatacactgtcctttccccctctgggaccgggtctcacagtgcgttagatacactgtcctttccccctctgggaccgggtctctcagtgtgttagatacactgtcctttccccctctgggaccgggtctcacagtgtgggAAACATTCACAGGGGCGGGATGGGGGATCTCGCTGTTTCCCCGTTGGTTTTTATTCCTGAGCCTGCATCGTAAACTCTGCACATTGCCTGCGATCCTGGTCCAGATCGGCCTCCTTTCCCCTCCGTCTGCCCGACACTTTCCCTTCTCTTTGTTATTTTTCTTCCCCAGGTGAAAAGAAAAGAACTGTCCGAGCTTCCGGAGAGCGTGGAGCAGAAACGCCCTCGTCCCTCTCTGCCCCCGGACGAGGAGGATGAAGGTaattctggggggtggggggagttgagggGTGCAGCCCTGGCATTCAGACGTGGAAGGCAATGTTGTGAATGGACCTTGCCCATCGAAGGCCCCGCCCAGAACtggggctcccccccccccgccccccccccgtcatGTTGTAGAACCCCCGCTCCCCCCGGCCgttcccctccccgctcccccctcccagccgtcccctcctcccccaacctcGGTCTCTAGCCCCCTTTGCGTTTCCCCCActccccttcgccccaccattgacggccatgcctcCAGCCATcccggccccacactctggaattccctccctctctctccccaacctcctcctgctcctttgagaccgttcagcccctcgagcctgtcccgccattcaatcagcTCCCATTCCTCCACCTTTGCATCCctcgaaacccaacaaaaatttatcgatctccaTCTTGAAAACTCCAGttgtccccccccgccccagtgtccacagcctttcggggcgagagagttccaggttcCCACCTCTCTGGCCGAGCTTTTATCACCCCCCTTCTAATCTCTACTTCTTAGCCTCTGTCTTGTtacaccccctcccactccactgTGGAATTCcttcaaggggagagagagcttttccctacgttaaaggcaccacAGCATTGCAAGTTGATTTAATTTCTGGGatcgttctcctcagagcagaggtcaaggggagatttaatcgaggggttcaaaatcacgagggggTTTCGAGCGAGTAAaccaggagagactgtttcccagtgggcgggagggtcggtgaccagaggacacagattgaagataatcggggaaagagacagaggggggggggagatgaggagaatgttattttacgcagcgagttgtgatgatctggaacgcgctgcctgaaagggcggtggaggcagattcaataataactttcaaaagggaattggataaatacttgaagggaaaaaacttgcaggggaaagggtagggggagtgggactaattggacagctctgtcaaagagccggcacaggcacgatgggccgaacggcctgtgcGGGACGATTCTATGACTTCGCCCGAgcgcctttatttttttttaacctttttcgACCGTTTCCCTCTTGTTCCCGCCTCCTcgatttaaaaaaatttctctctctctcgcaccaaaCCCGACCCTTCCACGCTGACCCCTTCTTGCGTGGCGCAGAGACGGAGCGGGAGAAGGACGCGTCGGACGCGGCCAGCCAGTCCTCCGAGTCAGCCAAGCGGGAGGGCGACGGCGCCAAGAAGCGAGGCAAGCCGTCCAAGTCCTTGGAGCTGAACAGCGAAggcgaggaggaagaggaggcgtcAGACAAGGTGAGCAACCCGCCTCGAAAACTCCGCACGGTTTTTTTATCATGTTGGGGGGGCCCTTCTCCCCGTCCCCGCCATGTCTTTTCCGCACTTGTTGCAAAAAATTGTTTTAGaaaattttatttttcctctgtccgacattttttttttcatcttcaggaggaggatgaagaggaggaaagagagctagaggccagcgagaaggaggattccgAAGAAGGTAGTTTCAGCGCATGCGGGCAGACTTTGTTCAAGTTTTTTTTCGATTCTTAGTTTGCGGATTAATTTTGGCCTTTCCTCTTCGAACCGGGATCTCCCGAGGCATTGCTCGTGGTTTGTGAGCAATGCCGTGGGAGGGGTGGTTTGTGAGCAATGCCGTGGGAGGGGTGGTTTGTGAGCAATGCAATGCCATGGAGGGGCttttgtgagcaatgccatggaggggcttttgtgagcaatgccatggagggGCTTTTGTGAGCAATGCCAGGGAGGGGTGGTTTgcgagcaatgccatgggggggggggtggtttgcGAGCAATGCCTTGGAGGGAGGGGCTTGCGAGCAATGCCTTGGAGGGAGGGGCTTGCGAGCGATGCCAGGGAGGGGCTTGCGAGCGATGCCAGGGAGGGGCTTGCGAGCGATGCCAGGGAGGGGCTTGCGAGCGATGCCAGGGAGGGGCTTGCGAGCGATGCCAGGGAGGGGCTTGCGAGCGATGCCAGGGAGGGGCTTGCGAGCAGTGGCAGGGATGGGCTTGCGAGCAGTGGCAGGGATGGGCTTGCGAGCAGTGGCAGGGATGGGCTTACGAGCAGTGCCAGGGAGGGGTGGTTTGCGAGCAATGCCAGGGAGGGGTGGTTTGCGAGCAATGCCATGGAGGGGTGgtttgtgagcaatgccatggagggGTGgtttgtgagcaatgccatggagggGTGGTTTGCGAGCAGTGCCAGGGAGGGGTTTGCGAGCGGTGCCAGGGAGGGGTTTGCGAGCAATGCCAGGGAGGGGTTTGCGAGCAGTGCCAGGGAGGGGTTTGCGAGCGGTGCCAGGGAGGGTTTTGCGAGCGGTGCCAGGGAGGGGTTTGCGAGCAATGCCAGGGAGGGGTTTGCGAGCAATGCCAGGGAGGGGTTTGCGAGCGGTGCCAGGGAGGGGCTTGCGAGCAGTGGCAGGGAGGGGCTTGCGAGCAGTGGCAGGGATGGGCTTGCGAGCAGTGGCAGGGATGGGCTTACGAGCAGTGCCAGGGAGGGGTGGTTTGCGAGCAATGCCAGGGAGGGGTGGTTTGCGAGCAATGCCATGGAGGGGTGgtttgtgagcaatgccatggagggGTGgtttgtgagcaatgccatggagggGTGGTTTGCGAGCAGTGCCAGGGAGGGGTTTGCGAGCAGTGCCAGGGAGGGGTTTGCGAGCGGTGCCAGGGAGGGGCTTGCGAGCGATGCCAGGGAGGGGTTTGCGAGCAGTGCCAGGGAGGGGTTTGCGAGCAATGCCAGGGAGGGGTTTGCGAGCGGTGCCAGGGAGGGGTTTGCGAGCAATGCCAGGGAGGGGTTTGCGAGCAATGCCAGGGAGGGGTTTGCGAGCGGTGCCAGGGAGGGGTTTGCGAGCGGTGCCAGGGATGGGCTTGCGAGCAGTGCCAGGGAGGGGTTTGCGAGCAGTGCCAGGGATGGGCTTGCgagcaatgccaggggagatCTGCTGGCTGCATCATGTACCGAGACGCTGCATGTCCCTGGCCGTGGTTAACGCTCCCTTTCCCTTTGAAGACGAGGTGGCCAGCGACATGTCCTCGAAGGCAGACGAGACGGAGGAAGAGTCAGAGCCCACGTCTGGCTTCGAGAGCagctcggaggaggaggaggaggaggaggaggaggaagaggaggaggaggccgcagaCACCATGGACGAATCCACCATGGACGGCTCCATCGCcgaggagaaggaggcgaaggCTGAGGCGGCGAGGGCAGAGGTCACTTGCCCGCCGGCCGAGGAGGGCAAAGGTCGGCCGGTCAAAGACGGACGGGAACGGGCCGGAGAGACGAAGGAGGTcaaggcagaggaggtcagcgcCGGGGAGACGGAGGACGCGATGGTCATAACTGGTGAGTTAATGGAGCGGGTTAACGCTGTGAAGCAGCATAGGGGGGACACgcatgcgttagatacactgtcctttccccctctggaccgggtctcacagtgcgttagatacactgtcctttccccctctgggaccgggtctcacagtgcgttagatacactgtcctttccccctctgggaccgggtctcacagtgcgttagatacactgtcctttccccctctgggaccgggtctcacagtgcgttaaatacactgtcctttcccctctgggaccgggtctcacagtgcgttagacgcactgtcctttccccctctgggaccgggtctcacagtgcgttagatacacagtcctttccccctctgggaccgggtctcacagtgcgttagacgcactgtcctttccccctctgggaccgggtctcacagtgcgttagacgcactgtcctttcccctctgggaccgggtctcacagtgcgttagacgcactgtcctttccccctctgggaccgggtctcacagtgcgttagacgcactgtcctttccccctctgggaccgggtctcacagtgcgttagacgcactgtcctttccccctctgggaccgggtctcacagtgcgttagacgcactgtcctttccccctctgggaccgggtctcacagtgcgttagacgcactgtcctttccccctctgggaccgggtctcacagtgcgttggacgcactgtcctttccccctctgggaccgggtctcacagtgcgttggacgcactgtcctttccccctctgggaccgggtctcacagtgcgttagatacactgtcctttccccctctgggaccgggtctcacagtgcgttagatacactgtcctttcctcctctgggaccgggtctcacagtgcgttagatacactgtcctttccccctctggctcacagtgcgttagacacactgtcctttccccctctgggaccgggtctcacagtgcgttagatacactgtcctttccccctctggctcacagtgcgttagacacactgtcctttccccctctgggaccggttctcacagtgcgttagatacactgtcctttccccctctgggaccgggtctcacagtgcgttagatacactgtcctttcccctctgggaccgggtctcacagtgcgttagatacactgtcctttcccctctggaccgggtctcacagtgcgttagatacactgtcctttcccctctgggaccgggtctcacagtgcgttagatacactgtcctttcccctctggaccgggtctcacagtgcgttagatacactgtcctttccccctctgggaccgggtctcacagtgcgttcgatacactgtcctttccccctctgcatCCTGTTCCTTGTGACCCGCTGCTAACTGGACAGAGGGAGCTCCGGCCTCACTCCATGTGCGGCCTGGAGACCCTTTTGGCCACCGGTCATGTcctggaggtgaaaggtcagctcCCTAAATCAGTGCGTCAAGCGCTCTCCGCACCGTGTTTCCCTCCGCTCTCATCCCCCGTTgcgttttgttttttttccagagCCACCGCCGGGAAAACCAGCGGACAACCAGAGAAACCTCCGTCGCCCCCACCGGAGCCGGGTCGGGAGCTCCGACCGGACACGGCGCCCAGCGTCGAGCCCACCGTGAAAGAAAAGATGGCGGACGCTGGCACGCAGCTGGCGCCCAAGGACGAGCCCGTCGCGCCTCCGCCAAAGAAGCCGCGCAAGACGGTGTCGTTCTCGcggtccgaggaggaggaggaggaggatgaagaggaggaggagatcgcGGAGACGGAGGCTTCCCGCGGGGAGCCCGCCCCCGCGTCGCCGCGGAGGAAAGAGAGCCCACGGGGGGGCCCCACCACCATCTGGAACCTTCCGCTCGACCACGCGGCGCTGGTGAAGGCGCCCAGCGAGGAGCCCCCGCCCCGGGCGGGCCGGGGCCGCTCGAGGCAGCGCGGCCCGGAGCCGGCCCCGTCCGgggcgccgagccgcgactcctCGGAGGATGCGAGCCTGCGGCTCATGGAGCAGCTGGGCGCCACCTCGCTGCTGGAGCTGGCCAACGCCGCCTTCTCGCCCCCGTGGCCCGCGGAGGCCGCCCGCCTGGCCCCGGAGGTCCCCGCGTCGGGCGCCAACAGCGACCGGGACTCCGAGCACACCGAGACGTCGGACGAGGCCGAGGAGGCGCCGCCCCGGCCCGAGCGGACGTTCCACCTGGAGCACAGCTACGCCAAGCCGCCCCGCCTGACCCCCGCCCGCAAGGCGGCCGGCCGGCGGGGGCGCCCCTCGGGGGAGACGGAGAGCCCCCCTCTGCCGCCGCGGCCGGAGGCGCTGAGCGAGCAGCTGGACGCGGTCCTGGAGGCCCCGGAGGAGGTGGTCGCTCCCCCCGGCCAGGCGGAGGCAGGGGGCGAGCTGGAGGTGGGCGACCTGTGCTCCAGCCCCGAGCAGGCGCGGCCCAAGGccaaggcggaggaggaggaggaggaggaggaggagcagcgcgGCCAACAGGAGGCGACGGAGACCGGCTCCGGGCAGAAGGGCAAGAGGCTGGAGCCCGGTGAGATCCGTTACGACCGGGCGGGCGCAAGGCAGAAGGACGGTGCCTACGAGCTCCGCAGCGAGTTTGAAGAGATGGCGATCCTGTACGACATTTGGAACTCGGGCCTGGATCCAGAGGACGTGCGTTACCTGAGACTGACTTACGAGCAGCTCCTGCAGGAGGACACCAGTGTCGACTGGCTGAATGACACCCACTGGGTCTTTCACACCAATatcctttcgggggcttgtcgaggggcttttgggtggggggcttgtcgaggggcttttgttgggggcttgtcgaggggcttttgttgggggcttgtcgaggggcttttgttgggggcttgtcgaggggcttttgttgggggcttgtcgaggggcttttgttgggggcttgtcgaggggcttttgtggggggcttgtcgaggggcttttggtgggggcttgtcgaggggcttttggtgggggcttgtcgaggggcttttgttgggggcttgtcgaggggcttttggtggggcttgtcgaggggcttttggtgggggcttgtcgaggggcttttggtgggggcttgtcgaggggcttttggtgggggcttgtcgaggggcttttggtgggggcttgtcgaggggcttttgggtggggcttgtcgaggggcttttgttGGGGGCTTGTCGGGGCTTTTGgtggggggcttgtcgagggcttttggtgggggcttgtcgaggggcttttggtgggggcttgtcgaggggctgttggtggggggcttgtcgaggggcttttggtggggcttgtcgaggggcttttggtgggggcttgtcgaggggctgttggtggggggcttgtcgaggggcttttggtgggggcttgtcgaggggcttttggtgggggcttgtcgaggggcttttggtgggggcttgtcgaggggcttttggtggggggcttgtcgaggggcttttggtgagtgggggcttgtcgaggggcttttgggtgggggcttgtcgaggggcttttgttGGGGGCTTGTCGGGGCTTTTGgtggggggcttgtcgaggggcttttggtgggggcttgtcgaggggctgttggtggggggcttgtcgaggggcttttggtgggggcttgtcgaggggcttttggtgggggcttgtcgaggggcttttggtgggggcttgtcgaggggcttttggtgggggcttgtcgaggggcttttggtgggggcttgtcgaggggcttttggtgggggcttgtcgaggggcttttggtgggggcttgtcgaggggcttttggtgggggcttgtcgaggggcttttggtgggggcttgtcgaggggcttttggtgggggcttgtcgaggggcttttggtgggggcttgtcgaggggcttttggtgggggcttgtcgaggggcttttggtgggggcttgtcgaggggcttttggtgggggcttgtcgaggggcttttggtgggggcttgtcgaggggcttttggtgggggcttgtcgaggggcttttggtgggggcttgtcgaggggcttttggtgggggcttgtcgaggggcttttggtgggggcttgtcgaggggcttttggtgggggcttgtcgaggggcttttggtgggggcttgtcgaggggcttttggtgggggcttGTCGATGGGCTTTTgtggggggcttgtcgaggggcttttaaGGGGGCTTTTgtggggggcttgtcgaggggcttttatgggggcttgtcgaggggcttttggtggggggcttgtcgagggcttttggtggggggcttgtcgaggggcttttgttgggggcttgtcgaggggcttttgttgggggcttgtcgaggggcttttgttggggcttgtcgaggggcttttggtgggggcttgtcgaggggcttttggtgggggcttgtcgaggggcttttggtgggggcttgtcgaggggcttttgtggggggcttgtcgaggggcttttaaGGGGGCTTTTgtggggggcttgtcgaggggcttttaagggggcttgtcgaggggcttttggtggggggcttgtcgaggggcttttggtggggggcttgtcgaggggcttttggtgggggcttgtcgaggggcttttgtggggggcttgtcgaggggcttttaaGGGGGCTTTTgtggggggcttgtcgaggggcttttaaggggcttgtcgaggggcttttggtggggggcttgtcgaggggcttttggtggggggcttgtcgaggggcttttgttgggggcttgtcgaggggcttttggtgggggcttgtcgatgggcttttggtgggggcttgtcgaggggcttttgttgggggcttgtcgaggggcttttggtgggggcttgtcgaggggctgttggtggggggcttgtcgaggggctgatggtggggggcttgtcgaggggctgttggtgggggcttgtcgaggggctttcggtggggcttgtcgaggggctgttggtggggggcttgtcgaggggctgatggtggggggcttgtcgaggggctttcatggggggcttgtcgaggggctgttggtgggggcttgtcgaggggctgttggtggggggcttgtcgagggacTTTcggtgggggcttgtcgaggcGCTTTCgttgggggcttgtcgaggggcttttatggggggcttgtcgagggcttttaagggggcttgtcgaggggcttttggtggggggcttgtcgaggggcttttgttggggcttgtcgaggggcttttgtggagagcttgtcgaggggcttttaaGGGGGCTTTTgtggggggcttgtcgaggggcttttggtggggggcttgtcgaggggcttttggtggggggcttgtcgaggggcttttggtgggggcttgtcgaggggcttttgtgggggcttgtcgaggggcttttaaGGGGGCTTTTgtggggggcttgtcgagggcttttaagggggcttgtcgaggggcttttggtgggggcttgtcgaggggcttttggtggggggcttgtcgaggggcttttgttgggggcttgtcgagggcttttggtgggggcttgtcgaggggcttttggtgggggcttgtcgaggggcttttggtgggggcttgtcgaggggcttttggtgggggcttgtcgaggggcttttggtgggggcttgtcgaggggcttttggtgggggcttgtcgaggggctgttggtgggggcttgtcgaggggcttctggtgggggcttgtcgaggggcttttggtgggggcttgtcgaggggctgttggtggggggcttgtcgaggggcttttggtgggggcttgtcgaggggcttttggtgggggcttgtcgaggggcttttggtggggcttgtcgaggggcttttggtggggggcttgtcgaggggcttttggtgggggcttgtcgaggggcttttgggtgggggcttgtcgaggggcttttgttGGGGGCTTGTCggggcttttggtgggggcttgtcgaggggcttttggtgggggcttgtcgaggggctgttggtgggggcttgtcgaggggcttttggtgggggcttgtcgaggggcttttggtgggggcttgtcgagg
This sequence is a window from Heptranchias perlo isolate sHepPer1 unplaced genomic scaffold, sHepPer1.hap1 HAP1_SCAFFOLD_1865, whole genome shotgun sequence. Protein-coding genes within it:
- the LOC137309871 gene encoding histone-lysine N-methyltransferase SETD1A-like, translating into MKNIMKRDLNRKMVEMVAFRTFDEWWERKEQKAKPFHNAARLQAKEEEKPKPKEPAMFSLVDWAKSGGGGGGAGAGGGGSLESFGFGMGLRASLRLPSFKVKRKELSELPESVEQKRPRPSLPPDEEDEETEREKDASDAASQSSESAKREGDGAKKRGKPSKSLELNSEGEEEEEASDKEEDEEEERELEASEKEDSEEDEVASDMSSKADETEEESEPTSGFESSSEEEEEEEEEEEEEEAADTMDESTMDGSIAEEKEAKAEAARAEVTCPPAEEGKGRPVKDGRERAGETKEVKAEEVSAGETEDAMVITEPPPGKPADNQRNLRRPHRSRVGSSDRTRRPASSPP